In one window of Candidatus Abyssobacteria bacterium SURF_5 DNA:
- a CDS encoding CBS domain-containing protein, which yields MLDRMRKAVASDLMNRNVKFIREDASLLDAVRKMKEFEVSSLMVESANKADGFGIVTRKDLINKLIDPDPGSQHALVADIMTMPAIMVPPNMSVMACVRLMKRCNIRRLPISDGKQVIGILSNSDIFKKFYPGPSIE from the coding sequence GTGCTCGATCGAATGCGCAAGGCGGTCGCAAGTGATCTGATGAATCGCAATGTGAAGTTTATTCGGGAGGACGCTTCGCTCCTGGATGCGGTGAGGAAAATGAAGGAGTTCGAGGTGTCGAGCCTGATGGTGGAGAGCGCCAACAAGGCCGACGGGTTTGGCATCGTGACCAGGAAGGATTTGATTAACAAACTGATCGATCCGGACCCGGGTTCACAGCACGCGCTGGTAGCGGATATCATGACTATGCCTGCGATCATGGTGCCTCCGAACATGAGCGTTATGGCCTGCGTCAGGCTGATGAAACGCTGCAACATTCGACGTCTTCCCATATCCGACGGAAAGCAAGTAATCGGTATCCTGAGCAACAGCGACATTTTCAAGAAGTTCTACCCGGGTCCGTCCATCGAATGA